CAGGAACAGTCTCTCCATTATCATCACAAGCAAGATCTATTTCCAATTTTGCCCTGCGTTGCGTAGAGAGCTTTATTTTTAAATCCTCAATTCGCAATCTCAGTCGTCCGCGATCCTGAGAGAATCTATCGCTACGCTGAAATTGTTCCATTGGATATTCTTTTGAGAGCTGCTCCATGATGTATTCATATAGAGTATGGTCAAAATTTCGACCTCCAAGATAATTATCTCCAGCGTGGCCATCTTCCAATACCCGCATTTCCCCTTTGCGTACCACAACCAACGAAACATCGAGAGTCCCTCCACCTAAATCAAAGACCATCCATTGCGCGCGTTCATCAGAGGCATTGAATCCATAGGCAAGGGCTGCCGCCACAGGTTCTTGAAGAAGTTCAAAATGATGTAATCCAGCTAATTCAGCTGCGCGGCGAGTTCCTTCTACTGCTGCCTGATCGAACATGGCAGGTCGGGTAATGATCGCTGATTTTGGACGTTCGCCCGTCTCACGCTGACAAAGATCCAGCAATTCGCCAATAACCAATCCTCCCAGTTCAGGTCCAGTGAGGGTTTTTCCCGATGCAGAAAATTTATATTCAATATTGCGACCGATATCGGGTTTATATTCACCGATACCACTACCTTCGGTTTCGGGTAAAGTCAACAATGACTCACGCGCGGTTTTTCCCACGTATTTCGTACCGCGCTTGGTAAAATAAACAAATGAAGGCATTACCCGCTCGGTCGGAGTTGGACCTATTACCCATACTCCACTCGCTTCCATGACCGCGATGGCTGAATTGCTGGTGCCGTGATCGATGCCGATATTTACAAAACGATTGCTTGACATAATTGACGATAAATAGATTAAGGTGGCCTGGCAACAATACCCCGAGCGGTTTGAATCAATTTACCGTGAAGGAATATTACGGGATTTTCGCAAACCACGATTTTCGGTTTGGTCAAGGATGGATCTATTTCTGCCACCGCGATATTTTCAAAATCGAGCCTTCCTTCATGATACTCTTGTCCGGTCAGATCATGGTATTCAATCCCTTGTTGCTCGAAAGCTTGTTGTAGATATTCCGTCGCTGTTCGCAAACGACGGACCGGGCGTGGTGGACTTGGCATTCGTTCCAGTTGCGCCAGGTGCGAGGTCAGACGAAAATGTTCATTGCAGATATTTTTTGCGAATTCCTCGGT
This region of Gammaproteobacteria bacterium genomic DNA includes:
- a CDS encoding conserved hypothetical protein (Evidence 4 : Unknown function but conserved in other organisms), with the protein product MSLQCLISRTRRFLANTYQRSFFAPFRITPSVAVAWRMSASRAVIAALTPFVKAEEEYRRHLTKHNGSGITEEFAKNICNEHFRLTSHLAQLERMPSPPRPVRRLRTATEYLQQAFEQQGIEYHDLTGQEYHEGRLDFENIAVAEIDPSLTKPKIVVCENPVIFLHGKLIQTARGIVARPP